A stretch of DNA from Deltaproteobacteria bacterium:
AATACGGAGAGAAACATCAGCGTATTATTTGCATCGATGTAGGAGGCGACAAACTTTGGGTCCGTCTTTATATTGGCCTTAAGGTAGTCGTAGAAGTCGGTTTCGCTAAAATTCTTTTTGGCCATAACCCGCCGCTTGAACTTTTGAATGCCGCGCTCCTTTGAATCACTAAACAACTTTACCAAATCAGAGCCACCCATCGCTAAGACATTATACTTTAGCCGCGCATCTACTCCGGCGGTCATAGCTACATTTATTGCTCCTCGACTTATGCCAAACGAGGCGAACTGGTCTTTCTTATATACGTTCTCGAAGAAATCCAGCGCAATGCGATCTTTAATCACATTATTGCGAAAGAGCGTCTCAATGCGATCGATGTTGTCGGGATTCTTAAAATCGCTATCGCGATGGACTACCGCGGCATCAAACCCATGTTCGGCAAAATAAGCCGCAAAATAATTTTCAAATACATTTCTCCCACCGAGCACGGGGAAAACCAAAATCAACTCTTTGCTTTCCTCTGGTCGCTTAAAATAATCTATTACAATCGGGCCAATATTGGTCTGAAGATAAATGCGCTTAATGGCAAAATCCTCCTCCTGATCGAATATCTCCTCTCTAAAGCTAATATAAGAATTGCCCTTAGCGTAATACTCATCAAGCGATGCAGGTCGAAGACGAGGCCCAGCGTAATCGGGATCTTGAGAGGCAAAGAAACAAGCCGATAAAGAAAAAGATAACAAAACCAGGCAAAGCGATAAAACCTTGCACATAACCAAAACCGGAAAAATAATTTAAGTAAATTAATTATACTACACTTTTGGGAAAATCGAGGAAAGAAATCAGTAGAATGACCATTCGCAAAAGCTGAGCGAGAACGATTCTTAGCGAAAATTCAGCTTTTGTCTATTCGTCGCTCAGTCCCTGCCGTGAGGTGGCTGCGCAGCGAAAATAGTAAGCATCAGTTCCGAATCGTCCAGAAGCCGATACACTGGCTTTCGGCCAGACACTTTCTCGCTTTCGGTTATAATGATAGGCACTCCCTCGCCGCGTTTGTCCATAATAAAGTTTCGCTTACTACCAATGGCGTCAACATTCATGGGGCAACGAGCTAGCAATGAACTGATCAATTCGTTTCGGGCCGATTGACGTTCTGAAATGCTATCAACGGTCATGGTGTTAGGGATAGCACCAGGAGAGAAAATTTCTAGTCGATCCGAAAACAGATGCAAGCGAATTTTGGAGCCGTAAATGAAGTAGTCTCGATGAGCGACTGCGTTTACAACCGCTTCGAACACGGCATTCATGGAGAACTGGGGAGTTTCAATCCTATTTGGCGCCTTGACGGCAAAGACCCGCATGTTCCGCTCTACAAACTTACATGCATCCCGAATCTGAACATCCAATGGCCCAGTGATATCCTTCGCATCCAGTTGATAGGCTGCGCTCCGCTCCACTCCCCGATAACAAACAGACTGGATAAAGGCACTGCATATGAAAGATTCAGGTGCATCCGATGCCATAAGTATGCCGCTCACCGTTGCTCGCATAGCCCCGTCTTCGTCCTTGGCAATCAGTTTCATCTTTTCAAGAAATTCCTGATCGGCCCTGGGTGAGATAACCGTTCTAAATCTGCTCCACAGCTTCGGATTTAGATTATCGGGAGATGTGCCTGGAACTATTTGTTCATCGAAACGAATGAGTCGCACCTGACTTCGTTGCTGGAACAACCGTTCCAAAACATCCGGTTTCATCTCGCGCCTTGAGCTTCCGATACGACGAAAATAGCCATTTGGGCTTTTATGGACAAAAAGACTGCGTGGCACATCGACTCTCAGTATGGCTTTTTCACCGCCTTGTTTAGCGGGCACGAGGAGCCTGCGAATTAAGCAATCCAAGGGTGGATCAATTGAGTCGTTGCAGATGGAACGAAGCCATGCTTCAACAATGTCGAGCTTCTCCAGTGGTATCCCCTGAACCTCCCTACTCTTGTCATCAACCCCCAAAACAATAATGCCGGATGCCGTATTAGCCATAGCCGCCAGCTCGTCTGCCAATGCGTCCCTGTGAGGGCCGCTAACTTTGTTACCGCTGAATTCAACAGACTTAAGTTCGAGAACAGAATCTTCGCCCAGCGCAATTTGCTTAAGCAAGTCAGAAGGATTTTCGTACATCAGCCGATCTCCTTGCTGAGAAGGACAAACGACGATGGAACACCAACGCTTTTCTGCTCTGTCTTAGTATAGAAATAGGTTATCGGTTTATTTGTTGACATAGTTATTAGGCCTAGAACCGCTTTTGGTTTTACCACAGGAACATTAGTGCTGCATACAGATTTTCAAGAGATTTATATAAAGTCTGGTCTTGCCACAAAAGAGTTGATACTTATTAAAAAAACGGACTCGACGTCACTGAGGTTAGAACTATATGGCAAAGACTTTTTCTAAGATGATGGAATTGGGAACTGTTGCACCGGATTTTGAGCTACAAGATGTAATTTCAAAACAAAAGAAAAGCTTGGATGACTTGGCATCGGAAGTTGCAACGGTAATTATGTTTATCTGCAATCACTGCCCGTTTGTAATTCACGTTCAAAAAGAGTTAGTAAGACTTGCCAGTGACTACTTGCCTAAAGGGGTTTCCTTTGTCGCAATAAACTCAAATGACATAAGCGAATACCCACAAGACTCTCCAGAAAAAATGCAAGAAACTGCTAAAAACCTAAAGTATCCATTTCCATACCTTTACGACGAGACTCAGGAAGTTGCGCGTGCGTATGATGCTGCATGCACGCCAGACTTTTTTGTCTTTGATAAGAATAGACGCTGTGTTTACAGAGGGCGCATCGACGAGTCTACACCAGGGAACGCCGTTCCAGTCACTGGACAAGATTTGCGCAAAGCTCTGGATGCAATAATTGCGGGAACACCCGTAAATGCGAAGCAATATCCCAGCGTCGGCTGCAATATAAAGTGGAAAACGTCTTAATATAGCGCTATAACAATTACTGCTATTTTAGTAAGCCATACATAAGGCGAACTGCAATATTCGCAATAAGCCCGTATAATATAGAACTAACAACAATTATAAACTCGCCTGCAATAAGGGCCGTAAAGACCTCGCCCCTACCCCGCTCGGCCATCCCGCTAAACATAGAATATACTGGAAAGTCAACGTAAGTGTACAAGAATTTCAAGCCCCCCATCTGAGGAGATATTGATTCAAATGCGCTCGTCAGCTGCCCAACCAAAACTATTAAATTTGCCACCACAAAATGCGCAATTCCAATAGCATCCCCAATAATCCCTGCGCGCTTCTCAGGGTAAACTGTCTTCTTTTCCATATCGCATTACCTCACATTCCTGTACAATACACACTCGACTTTGCGAAATCATAATCAATTGGTCAAGTATATTGTTTCACTTAGGGACCACATGGCGAAAGACAGCTTAAATCTAGAAAATGAGATAAGAATATTAGGAAATGAGATATTTAAGGAGGTCAGAAGCTCTTCAGTTTCCATATTTACCCCTGAGTTTCATGCAAATAACCTGATCAACTGGGCCATGGCCGATGAGGGCTTTAGGGTTAACTTGTTTCGCTTTGTCGACGTTTTGCCAAGCCTTAATAATTCCTCGGAGGTTATCGAGCACGTGCAGGAATATTTTGCGCCTATCGCAGATAAAATTCCAAGGGCATTAAAGTGGGGTTTAGATATAGACCCACATGGCGTCGCGGCTACACTAATCGCGAAGGTAATTCAGAGAAACGTACGGCAAATAGCAAAAAGATTTATCGTCGGCGACGCTCTCGACGCCGCTGTAAAGCGCCTGAAAAACATCAGACGCCACGGCTTGGCTTTTACAGTCGATCTCTTGGGGGAGGCCACTGTAAGTGAGGACGAGGCCCTACACTACCAGCGACGCTATCTCGAGCTAGTTACGGCGCTAGGAAACAATTTTTCAAAAGAAGACGACGAATCAATCATTCCACATCATTTTGGCGAATCTACGCCCATTAATATTTCCGTCAAACTCTCAGCTCTCTATTCACAGGCAAAGGCAATAAACTTTAATCGCTCGGTTGAAGTGCTCTCAAATCGATTAAGCGAGATTGCCAGAAAAGCCAAGGAAATTGGCGCTTTTCTCTACGTCGATATGGAAGATTCCTCTATGGTAGATATTGCGCTAGAGGTTTTTAGAAATGTCATGAGCACTTCTGAATTTGCGTCTTACGAGCGTTGTGGAATCGTCCTACAAACTTATCTAAAACGCACGAGTAAAGATTTTGCCGAACTACTCAAATGGGCCAAGTCCAGAAAGGCACCTATTGGCATACGCCTTGTAAAGGGAGCTTACTGGGACGCAGAGGTCATTTTAGCCAAACAACACGGATGGCTGTGCCCCGTATGGCAAGAAAAAGCATCTACAGATCTTGCTTATGAAGAAATGAGTTTCGAGTTGCTGCAAAACCATAAGTGGATTTACACTGGTTTTGCCTCACATAATATCCGTTCACTTTGCCATGCCATCATTGCCGCAAAACATCTCGGCGTACCACATACTAGTTTTGAACTGCAAACTCTATACGGCATGGCAGACCAAATTAAGAAAGCTTTTGCCAATCGCGGCTTCCTAGTCCGAGAGTATGCTCCCATAGGCGACCTAATACCCGGCATGGGCTATCTCGTGCGGCGTTTGCTAGAAAACACATCGAATCAGGGTTTTTTGCGCAGTAGTTTTAGTCAAAACGAAAGCGCAGAAACTCTGCTAGCGAGACCGCGAATCAGGAATGACGGAGCTATCGCCACTTCACACGGAGCTGTAACAACTGCGAAAGGTTTCGGCAACAATGCCTTAAAAGACTTTTCGCTTTCACGTGAGCGAGAGATTTTATCAGCCACTCTATCGCGTTTAATGAATGGATTTAGAGAACATGCTGCTAGCGTTGCGCCAATAATCAATGGCTTGCGCTGCGAAACCCCTGATATCTTGCATTCGCGTTCACCTGAGGAACCTGCCTTAGTATTGGCCATTACAAAACTAGCCGATAAAACACTTGCCCAAAAAGCACTTGTCGAGCTTAGCGAGTATTTCCCTGTTTGGCGAGACACTCCGGTTAGCACTAGAGCAGATATTTTATTTAAGGCGGCAGAGCTTATCGAACGAGATAGAGCCGAACTCACTGCCCTAATAATTCTCGAAGCGGGGAAACAGTGGATTGAGGCAGATGCAGACGTAGCCGAGGCAATAGATTTCTTAAACTATTACGGCTATCAGGCGCTAGAAATGTTTAATATGCGTAACATTAGAAGCATGCCCGGTGAAATAAACGAATATTTTTACGAGCCGCGCGGCGTTAGCTTAGTAATCAGCCCGTGGAATTTTCCCTTGGCTATCCCCTGTGGAATGTTTTCGGCAGCACTTGTGACGGGCAATTGCGCTATATTAAAACCCGCCGAACAAACGCCCCTAGTAGCATCGCGACTTTTTGAGATATTTTTGGAAGCCGGGCTGCCAAAAGGGGCCGCAAGTTTTATTCCCGGCCTCGGCGAGGACGTTGGCTGGTATATGGCAAATAGCGAGCTAGTAAGTACAATTTGCTTTACCGGCTCAAAAGAAGTTGGTCTCAAACTCATTACCGCTGCCGAACGTGCGGGCCAAGGGCACGAGCACATTAAACAGGTCATAGCCGAGATGGGTGGAAAAAACGCCATCATAGTCGATAGCGATGCAGACTTGGACGAAGCCATCAAAGGAGTCGTTAGCTCTGCCTTTGGCTATCAAGGACAAAAATGCAGCGCCTGCTCGCGAGTTATCGTTTTAGAAGGCATTTATAGCAAGTTTGCCGCTCGCCTGGCACTTGCAACGCAAAGCCTAATCGTTGGCCCTGCATCCGATCCTTCGACATTTGTCGGGCCAGTAATTGATGAAACAGCATCTAAGTCAATAACAGCTGCAATAAATAAAACCTCACTAGCATGTCGTTTGCTTACACCAAGTATGGATGCCTTAGTCGCTAACTCCTCAGTCTACATTTTGCCAACTATTTTTGCCGAAGTGCCACGAGAGCACGAAATATCCAGAAAGGAGATATTTGGGCCAGTGCTAGCCATGATAAAGGCTGCTTCATTTGAGGAGGCATTGGAAATCGCCTTGGACAGCGAATACGGCCTAACAGGAGCAGTTTTTTCTCGCAGTCCGAAACACATCGAACTAGCTAAAAAGGATTTTCGCGTTGGAAATTTATACATCAACCGCGGGTGCACGGGCGCTATAGTGGGTCGCCAACCTTTTGGCGGCGCAAAAATGTCCGGCGTCGGCTCTAAAGCAGGCGGCCCCGACTACCTTAGGCAATTTGTAATCCCAAGATCTATATCAGAAAACTCACTAAGGCGCGGATTCGCACCTGAGAATTAAGTGCCCATAATTAAAGGGTTTTGCCGCAATATAGACTCTTTTCCGCGCGTTTCTCAATACGGCAACAATGTCGTTAAAGCTATGCTTTGCTTATGACGATCTTCTTATACGTAATTCAATGACATAATATGACAGACACTTTCGAACATTCAGATCTGCAGGAAGGCGGGGTAGCTAAGGTTCAATCTTTGATTGAGGCCGGTGAAGAGCCCAAGCGCGTCTACTCGGCCATTGCGCATGCCGCTGCAAAGCTTTCCGGAGTGATCGGGGCGATAATATACCTTCCCACCGATAACAAAGAGGAGTTTCACCAGTGCGAGCTTATTGCACAGGTGGGTGAAGCACAAATCCCCGAGCCCGGACAAACTGCACTGGAGAGAGAAGCTCGCATGGCTGTTCATGGGGCTAACAAGCTCTACCAGCAAAACCTAGATTCAACCTGCCACTACACCGATATCATCTGCCTCGGAACGCCCATTGGCTCGCTTGGAGTTGCCATAGCTGCCCCATTATCTGCCTCAGTTAAAGACACTCTCTCTGCTCTTGCCTGTCTTGCCGGCGTAATTTTTGAGAGACAGAGACTTTCGCTCCGCCTCAGACATTACGTGGATCGCCTAGAAGTGTTAAACCAATTAAATCAGCTCATAGCTTCTGGCATTAACTTAGAGCGCATTGCTCGCTCCCTGGCTCGCGAGACTGCCTTTAGGTTTGCAGCAGATTGCTCGCTCATAATGCTTCTATCGGACTCTGGCAAGGAACTAGAAATTCGCGGCAGTTACGGGTGTGCGCCAGACATTCTTCCACCGCAGATACCATTACAAAATACGATTTTGGGACGTGGCTTACGAGTCGGCGGCTTATTATCAATTCCAGACGTGAATGCCCAAAAAAATCACGGCGTTGATTTTTTGCATTCAATATGGATTAACTGCATCCACTGCGCCACGCTCGAGGTGCAAGGAGATACTCTTGGCCTCATGCTTATTGGTTTTCGCAACTCCTTAATTCTAAGCGATCGAGAGAGTTCGATGTTTGAGGAACTCGCCCAGGGTGCTGCCGTCGCAATTGCTAACGCGCGTTCGCAGGAGAGATTGACTACTTACACAGAGAAGCTCGAAGATCTCGTTTCGCAGCGCACTGCCGATTTAGCTATACAAACTAACAAAGCTGAGGAAGCCAATAAGGCGAAGAGCCGCTTTGTCGCGAACATTAGTCATGAGCTAAGGACGCCACTAACTGCTATAATTGGATATGCCAGTGTGCTTAGCGACGGCGTCTTCGGAGAGGTGACTGAAAAGCAACGCGAAGCACTAAGCGCCATTACTCGCTCGAGCGAGCACCTAAAAGAGCTAATTGACGACGTACTCAATATCTCTCGCATCGAATCTGGAAAAGAAGATCCAAAGCCATCCCAAATCCCACTTGGCACACTGCTTGAGCAAATATTTAAGCTCATGATGCAAACGGCCCTGGGAAAGGGTTTAAAGCTATTACCACTAGACCTCGACACAAGCGTCCTAAGTGCCAATTTATGGCTTGACCCTAGACATATCCGCCAAATACTAATCAACCTTCTCTCTAACGCCATCAAATACACCAAACCAGGCGGAACAGTAACGCTGAGGGCCAACATAATTGGCGATAAGGCGAAAATTACCGTCGACGATACTGGGGTCGGCTTGTCACCAGCTCAGCTAAAAACTCTTTTCGAGCGATACGAGCGCGGCGACAACAGTTATAGCAAGAATCAGGTTGGGACGGGGATCGGGCTGTCATTAACAAAGCACCTGGTAGAAATCAATGGCGGGAGAATCGCGGTAGAGAGCACTGTGGATGTAGGGTCTTCTTTCTCGATTTTTGTGCCAGTAGCTGACGCCACCTCGATTATCGAGGGAAGTGCCAAGTCGGAAGAGTCTGAATTGGCCACGAGTGGGCCCGTCCTCAGTGGACTTAATATCTTAATAGTGGACGACAACGAAATGACCTGTGACATCCTTGCTACTATCTTGTCTAAAGTCGGTGGCTATCCGCATATTGCGCGCAGCGTGGCGTCTGCAAAAGAGATGTCGCAGAAGCTTTCTCTCGACGCCGCCTTGATAGATTTGGCAATGCCTGGGGAGAGCGGCTTGGATCTGATAGATTATTTTCGTCAGCACTGCGAACCACCACATTCTACAATGCCGTTAATAGTGGTTAGCGCATGTGCGTTAGAGGAGGATCGCAATCAAGCATTGACGCACGGCGCATCGTTTTTTATTCCCAAGCCGTTTCGACCTAAGGAAATCGTAAAAACTATTCGCTATTTAACGACTTCTTCAATTCTAAATGCAACGGAGCTGGTTTAGGTAGTAAGTATGGGTAAAGAGGCAGATTTCGATATTAACACGAGTGACTCATCTAAGGAGTTGTTGGAGAAATTGAGATATGCCTTGCAACACGACGGGGATTTCCCCGTAAGTGCTCGCATAGTAAATGAAATTAGAACTCTCGCTAGCAATCCAAATACAACTATTGAGAAAATAACTGATGTCATCTTGCGCGAGCCCTCGCTGGGAACTCGCGTTCTACATCTAGTTAACAGCGCCTACTATCAACGCCCTCAGCCAATCATGACTATTACCAGTGCTATTATGCAATTGGGAATGAAGGCACTTTCGGATCTATGTGCCGGTCTCGTCATCATGCAGCGATTTATACCAGCGGCACGACGAGGAGAGATCTTTGCCGAGAATCTAAAGAAGAGCATTATTATTTCGCTGCTTACGACAGCTCTAGCTAGCGATACAGAAGAAGAAGGTGGCAAGGAGTGTGGTTATCTCGCTGGTACATTTTATAATCTCGGGTATCTGCTGCTGGCATATTACTTTCCGCAAGTTTACGAGGCCGCCTACTCGCGAGCAAAGGCACGCGGTCATGATGTTACTCAAAGCTTAACAGAGATTCTTGGCGTAGGGCCAAAGGAGCTAAGTTTGGCAATAGTGGACGCACTGGACATTCCGAGCTTTTACACAAAACTTATAGCAGAGGTACACACACTTCCATCCCAACGCACCTCGAAGGGAAGCACTCTCAGGTTAGTAAGAGCCTTGGCTACAAGCGATAAACTTGCCTCCAACATAGTTCGAGGAACGGGAGAGTTTGAGCTTAAACTCAGCACAGCCGAACTTGCGGAAAGTGAAGGTTCGGGCTTTAGCTTAGCAGAACTTAACAGCGTTATCTGTGAGTTGCCAAACCAGTTTAGCGAGCACTGTAAAATGCTCGAACTGAGTTTCCTAACACTTCCAGACTATTTAAGTGCATTTTGCGCCAGGAAAAAAACTGCAGCCCCAGACAAAACGCCTAAAACGCAGTCACTAAATGCATCTTTTTTAAACTACACAAAGGAAATTAGGCAGCAAATTGCCGCCAAGGAACCCCTATCTAGCATCGTAACCTCTGTCATGGAGTCGCTTGCATTTGGTTTAAAGTTTACTAGAGTGCTTCTGCTGCTTGAGGACAAGGGCCTGGGGCAACTGGCTGGCAGGATGGCATTGGGAAATAAGATCAATTTTGATCCGAAAAAAGTGTTTCGCTACGTGGAAAAGGAAGACATTGAGTCGAATCCTGACGCAGCAGCTTTTTTGGTCGGCTGTCCGCAAATTTTTGGCGACCCAATATTTCCAGACGGTTGGCCCTTTGCGGCCATTCCTATTGGGGGTAGCCGAAATCCTGCAATCGGAGTAATTTATGCCGATATAGTCACAAATCCGGACGAGAACGAGCAACCGCTGGACGATAGCGTTCAGGCATCGCTTAGTGTTTTAGCGGATTTATTGGATGAGGCTTTAACTGGTGGTGGACTTTGAAGTGTATTTGATATTGACATAAGAGCATTAGAGTTTTGAGCAATAGAGTTTTAAATATTGACGATGACCCAATGGTTCGCAGCCTAGTGCGAACTATGCTCGAAGCATCGAGCTATGAGGTTTTGTCAGCCGATGGCGGGAATGAAGCTTTTCGCTTGCTCGAACAACAGCCTCGCCCGTTAGATCTGCTATGCATAATACTAGACCTACAGATGCCAGACATGAGTGGCTTTGACGTCATCACTCGCTTAAAGCTCAATGCTGAAACACAAAACATTCCGGTAATGATGCTTACATGTCAAGGTAACCCGGAAGATTTCGTGACTGGGTACCAGATTGGTGCTGACTATTATGTCACTAAGCCATTTACGCGAGACCAATTACTTTATGGAATAAAGCTCATCTCGCATAAGTAAAACAATTGCTCCAAATCGATACGCCACCCTCACTAACAAACCCTTATGAACATTTCCTATAGGCACTAGTATATGTTAATAAGTTGCCTAGTCATTAGGGATACGAGGCCGTAATTAGTCTTTTATTGCGTTAAATGAATCTAGGATCAAACATCATTCAATGGCTAGCCAGTGAC
This window harbors:
- a CDS encoding putative DNA binding domain-containing protein, with the translated sequence MYENPSDLLKQIALGEDSVLELKSVEFSGNKVSGPHRDALADELAAMANTASGIIVLGVDDKSREVQGIPLEKLDIVEAWLRSICNDSIDPPLDCLIRRLLVPAKQGGEKAILRVDVPRSLFVHKSPNGYFRRIGSSRREMKPDVLERLFQQRSQVRLIRFDEQIVPGTSPDNLNPKLWSRFRTVISPRADQEFLEKMKLIAKDEDGAMRATVSGILMASDAPESFICSAFIQSVCYRGVERSAAYQLDAKDITGPLDVQIRDACKFVERNMRVFAVKAPNRIETPQFSMNAVFEAVVNAVAHRDYFIYGSKIRLHLFSDRLEIFSPGAIPNTMTVDSISERQSARNELISSLLARCPMNVDAIGSKRNFIMDKRGEGVPIIITESEKVSGRKPVYRLLDDSELMLTIFAAQPPHGRD
- a CDS encoding thioredoxin family protein, whose amino-acid sequence is MAKTFSKMMELGTVAPDFELQDVISKQKKSLDDLASEVATVIMFICNHCPFVIHVQKELVRLASDYLPKGVSFVAINSNDISEYPQDSPEKMQETAKNLKYPFPYLYDETQEVARAYDAACTPDFFVFDKNRRCVYRGRIDESTPGNAVPVTGQDLRKALDAIIAGTPVNAKQYPSVGCNIKWKTS
- a CDS encoding proline dehydrogenase family protein, with protein sequence MAKDSLNLENEIRILGNEIFKEVRSSSVSIFTPEFHANNLINWAMADEGFRVNLFRFVDVLPSLNNSSEVIEHVQEYFAPIADKIPRALKWGLDIDPHGVAATLIAKVIQRNVRQIAKRFIVGDALDAAVKRLKNIRRHGLAFTVDLLGEATVSEDEALHYQRRYLELVTALGNNFSKEDDESIIPHHFGESTPINISVKLSALYSQAKAINFNRSVEVLSNRLSEIARKAKEIGAFLYVDMEDSSMVDIALEVFRNVMSTSEFASYERCGIVLQTYLKRTSKDFAELLKWAKSRKAPIGIRLVKGAYWDAEVILAKQHGWLCPVWQEKASTDLAYEEMSFELLQNHKWIYTGFASHNIRSLCHAIIAAKHLGVPHTSFELQTLYGMADQIKKAFANRGFLVREYAPIGDLIPGMGYLVRRLLENTSNQGFLRSSFSQNESAETLLARPRIRNDGAIATSHGAVTTAKGFGNNALKDFSLSREREILSATLSRLMNGFREHAASVAPIINGLRCETPDILHSRSPEEPALVLAITKLADKTLAQKALVELSEYFPVWRDTPVSTRADILFKAAELIERDRAELTALIILEAGKQWIEADADVAEAIDFLNYYGYQALEMFNMRNIRSMPGEINEYFYEPRGVSLVISPWNFPLAIPCGMFSAALVTGNCAILKPAEQTPLVASRLFEIFLEAGLPKGAASFIPGLGEDVGWYMANSELVSTICFTGSKEVGLKLITAAERAGQGHEHIKQVIAEMGGKNAIIVDSDADLDEAIKGVVSSAFGYQGQKCSACSRVIVLEGIYSKFAARLALATQSLIVGPASDPSTFVGPVIDETASKSITAAINKTSLACRLLTPSMDALVANSSVYILPTIFAEVPREHEISRKEIFGPVLAMIKAASFEEALEIALDSEYGLTGAVFSRSPKHIELAKKDFRVGNLYINRGCTGAIVGRQPFGGAKMSGVGSKAGGPDYLRQFVIPRSISENSLRRGFAPEN
- a CDS encoding response regulator, which codes for MTDTFEHSDLQEGGVAKVQSLIEAGEEPKRVYSAIAHAAAKLSGVIGAIIYLPTDNKEEFHQCELIAQVGEAQIPEPGQTALEREARMAVHGANKLYQQNLDSTCHYTDIICLGTPIGSLGVAIAAPLSASVKDTLSALACLAGVIFERQRLSLRLRHYVDRLEVLNQLNQLIASGINLERIARSLARETAFRFAADCSLIMLLSDSGKELEIRGSYGCAPDILPPQIPLQNTILGRGLRVGGLLSIPDVNAQKNHGVDFLHSIWINCIHCATLEVQGDTLGLMLIGFRNSLILSDRESSMFEELAQGAAVAIANARSQERLTTYTEKLEDLVSQRTADLAIQTNKAEEANKAKSRFVANISHELRTPLTAIIGYASVLSDGVFGEVTEKQREALSAITRSSEHLKELIDDVLNISRIESGKEDPKPSQIPLGTLLEQIFKLMMQTALGKGLKLLPLDLDTSVLSANLWLDPRHIRQILINLLSNAIKYTKPGGTVTLRANIIGDKAKITVDDTGVGLSPAQLKTLFERYERGDNSYSKNQVGTGIGLSLTKHLVEINGGRIAVESTVDVGSSFSIFVPVADATSIIEGSAKSEESELATSGPVLSGLNILIVDDNEMTCDILATILSKVGGYPHIARSVASAKEMSQKLSLDAALIDLAMPGESGLDLIDYFRQHCEPPHSTMPLIVVSACALEEDRNQALTHGASFFIPKPFRPKEIVKTIRYLTTSSILNATELV
- a CDS encoding HDOD domain-containing protein, encoding MGKEADFDINTSDSSKELLEKLRYALQHDGDFPVSARIVNEIRTLASNPNTTIEKITDVILREPSLGTRVLHLVNSAYYQRPQPIMTITSAIMQLGMKALSDLCAGLVIMQRFIPAARRGEIFAENLKKSIIISLLTTALASDTEEEGGKECGYLAGTFYNLGYLLLAYYFPQVYEAAYSRAKARGHDVTQSLTEILGVGPKELSLAIVDALDIPSFYTKLIAEVHTLPSQRTSKGSTLRLVRALATSDKLASNIVRGTGEFELKLSTAELAESEGSGFSLAELNSVICELPNQFSEHCKMLELSFLTLPDYLSAFCARKKTAAPDKTPKTQSLNASFLNYTKEIRQQIAAKEPLSSIVTSVMESLAFGLKFTRVLLLLEDKGLGQLAGRMALGNKINFDPKKVFRYVEKEDIESNPDAAAFLVGCPQIFGDPIFPDGWPFAAIPIGGSRNPAIGVIYADIVTNPDENEQPLDDSVQASLSVLADLLDEALTGGGL
- a CDS encoding response regulator; this encodes MSNRVLNIDDDPMVRSLVRTMLEASSYEVLSADGGNEAFRLLEQQPRPLDLLCIILDLQMPDMSGFDVITRLKLNAETQNIPVMMLTCQGNPEDFVTGYQIGADYYVTKPFTRDQLLYGIKLISHK